DNA from Equus asinus isolate D_3611 breed Donkey chromosome 22, EquAss-T2T_v2, whole genome shotgun sequence:
CCAAGGTGACCCGCCCCTAATAAGACGGGATTTGCCCTTGCTTTGAGCTTTATACCTTAAAGAGGAACACCTTTTTGTTGCGAGGCCAGTAAAGAGCTGCATCCAGGTTGGGTTCTACTCCACTCAGAATCTTGGGGAAGCCAGGAGACATCCTGAAATTAATGTAGCGCCATACCTTGTTTCCTGAGAGCATGTAAGGAAAGAACAAGTCACCTCTGTCCTCAGGTGATAGCTTTCGGTTCCTCCATTCCACCCTGTCAGAAACttctcatctctccctctcttttatgGCTTCTTTGATGGCAGGCCCTCCTCAGGTAACACACCGTAAACTAGTCCCCTTACCCTTAAAGAAGTGAATCCATTGTGTTCGAGGAGAGTAGACAGCAGCATCCAGGTTTCCTGGGAGCCCCTCCCAAAGGGCAGACACTTGGAACAAGGGACCCAGCCCTGAATCCGTCACAGTCCACACATAATTCCCCTTGAAGGCATAGGTCTTCCCACGGGGCCCTGAGAGCAAAGGGGTGTCAACAAGTCAAAAAGACAGGGATCAAATAAAGACTTGTGGCTATCTCAGGCAGGCTGATTCCTCAAAGCTTCATTCAACTTTAATTCAAGGAGAAGATTTAGGGCAGAGAAGGAGGACCCAGTGTTCCCCTTTATTGTTCAGAGCTATTCAGCTCTGGTCCACTCAACAAAACAAAGGCCCTGCAGATATCTGCTCCCCTTTGGGGACCCCAGCTTCCAACCCAAGTGGCGTCCAAGTTGTCCTTCGATGCAGGTATGTAAGACCTTCTGTAATAGACATTCAAGTTAATATTTCTTTTGTCCATCTTTATTTCCAGATGTGTTTTAGTGGCCCTTATAAGGTGGCAACCGAGATAAATGCCTGCCTGGCCCACCTTTAATTTGGCTCTGAACCCTCCCTCCCCATGCCACATGCCTTCCTCCATGGCCACTAACCGATGCCTGATGTCTAACTTCTATTGATCATTCTAAGGTCCCATGTCACTCCTATTTGTCCAGGTCTCAAGGTCAGCGGGCTGCCTGCACTGCCTGCCTACAGCCTGGAGAGGAAAGCCTCACCCAGCATCATGGCATCCACTTCTCCACTGCAGGGGTCTGGCATGGGACTGGGTTCTGTGGGCACTTGGGGTACAGTGGAGGtctccatctcttcttcctcatccccTATCCCTGGGCTCTTCTTGCCTGTAAGGTAACATAATGCTGCTCAGGAAGAGAACTCGGAGCGCCTGGCCTCCCCACTCTTCTGTAAATTCTGCTCAGAGGCCCcatagagagagaggagaagggaattcTGGAGAGTGTCCCTTCATGGGAGGCGCGATCATATTGACACCAGCAGGAGACGTGTTTTAGTTTTGAAAGGGGGAAGGAGGTTTGCTGGAATGTTCATTCTTCATCCCCAAGAGTGGGTGTGTGGGGAGAGAGGACTGGAAGGAAGATTAGATATGGAAGTGTCAAGAAAACAGCTCCTGAAAATGAAGAAGCCTGAATAgctgggcaggaggaagagaaagaaaccaagCCATTTCTCTCCACGGAGATCAGACTTGTCTCTTCAAGCCTGAAGAGATGCTTGTCAGAATGACCCTCATGATCACTAGGGGAAAAAACTGACCATAGAGAGCCTGGATCCCTGCCACATCATCTGGGTGCAGCTTGAAGTGGGGCCGGTAGCCAGCGTAGACAGGGGCCATGAGGGCCTGGGTATATCGGGAGTGCCCAAGCCCCAGGGCGTGGCCCAGTTCATGTGCTGCAATGATGCGCAGGTTCACCCCCCGGTAGGTCCTCTCAGTCCAGAGCTCGTCTTCGTCAAAGTGGACGCT
Protein-coding regions in this window:
- the MMP19 gene encoding matrix metalloproteinase-19 isoform X2, giving the protein MRQPRCGLEDPFNQRTLKYLLLGRWRKKHLKFRILNLPSTLPAHTAREALLQAFQYWSDVTPLTFQEVHAGWADIRLSFHGRQSLYCSKDFDGPGRVLAHADIPELGSVHFDEDELWTERTYRGVNLRIIAAHELGHALGLGHSRYTQALMAPVYAGYRPHFKLHPDDVAGIQALYGKKSPGIGDEEEEMETSTVPQVPTEPSPMPDPCSGEVDAMMLGPRGKTYAFKGNYVWTVTDSGLGPLFQVSALWEGLPGNLDAAVYSPRTQWIHFFKGNKVWRYINFRMSPGFPKILSGVEPNLDAALYWPRNKKVFLFKGSGYWQWDELARNDLSRYPKPIKGLFTGVPDQPSAAMSWRDGRVYFFKDKQYWGLNWQLRVEKGYPRDIAHNWMHCRPHTPDTTPSGGDTSPSARGTDH